The Ketobacter alkanivorans genome includes the window CGGCTGCATCCATTCATTGCGATCACCGCGCAGGCCATTAGAGTGCTATAAACCACCACTCTAGAAATAATGGCGGAATTCCAGGCTGAACTCATCGATGTTGGTTTCCACTTGTTTCTGGTGCGTTGCCTTTAATCGTACAGCGTTGTCGCGACCTATGTTGATGTTTTGGATCAGTTGATGCTGATAACGTTCCAGTCCGTCACTGAATTGGTAGTAGTTGGATTCCAGTTGCAGAGTACCAAAAGGGAGATAAACCAGGCCACCGGCCAACGCACCGGCGCCCACTGCCCAGTTGTGATTCAGCAGTTCATTGTATTCCAGTCGGCCCATGGCCATGGCGTATACCAGGCTGTGTTCGCCCAGCGCATAGGTTGCGCCGGCACCGCCGTTGGTTTGGGCGACCAGATCGTCATCCTGTGCGGAATAGATGCGTTCAAAACCAGCCCTTACCCGCCAGGTCACTGGTTTTAGGAACAGGGTGCGAGGGGCGTGAGAGTTGATGTCGACGAAGTTGATCGTTTCAATCTGCAGCGAATCATTGTTGCGTTGGCGCAAGCGAAGCTCGCCGATATTGATGGCTGCACCATCCAGATAGCCGTCACGATTGTCCGTCAGATCATGATAGCTAAGACGTATGCGCAGATCGGCAAAGTTGATCGCATCTTGTGTGCCACCGGTTAAGCCGAGCAGTAACGTTTTATGGCCTTGGTCAGGCGCGATCTCCGGCGTCGGTGGTGGTGTTTTGTTCAGAGGCAGGGTGCTTATAGCTTTGAGCAGCGACAGACTGTAGTTCGCAGTCTGCTGGTCGCGGGGGTTCTCCAATTCAAGATATCGCAGGTACTCGTAGGCGGATGCAATAACCATGGCCTTGCTTGCGGGTGTCAGAGGGGTGAGTCGCTCATCATCCAGATCCGTTTGCCGTCGAGCCAGTTGCCATGCCAGCATTTGCTGCTCATCATTCAACTGGTTCACATGGTGTTCCAGCTTGGCGGCCATGGAGGGGCGATAAGTGACCGAATCAACCAATTCACCATCAATTACTGCGCGAATGGTGTCGATAGGAATGGCCCGCATGCCAAAATCCTCACGTAATGACGTACCGGGGCGAGCGTACTCTAACAATTCCAGTAATCGATAAGAGCAGTTTTCATCGAAGAAGTAGTAATCGAATGTCACATTGCGCAGTTCCCACAGGTGCGAGACTAGATTGCGGGTTTCTTGCGGCGATAGATTCAGGTTGTATTCCCATAGATCACGATTTTCGATGCGACTGTATTCTTTAATTTTTTCGTAATACCGGACCACGCTGAAAAAGCCGGGGTAGCCGCCAAATAGCCCTTTATAGGCATACAAAAAGGAGTTGTCCTCGGCGTGAAGCTCGGCACCAAAATTGACCGCGTAAGAAAGCCAGGTGGATCCGTTTTCGATGTCTTGTGGGTCGACCCGCAGGAATGTGTGTCCAAACATGGAAGATGGGCTGTTTAGATAGGAAGAGGCGAACACAAGACTGATGCTGTGGGGGTTGAGCGTATTGAGCCACTGATTGTATTCGGGGCAGTCGGCGATGCTGATCGCTGCTGCCGGTAACGATAGTTCTGATTGGAGGAAGCGCCAGCGCGCTGGAAATCGACACACTGCGTGTTCATCAAGATTGGCAGGTGCAGCATAGAATGCATCGATAGTGGCGACCGCTTCAGCCAACGGATTGTGTTTGCCTGCTGGAGACAGGAAGAAACCCGTGTCGTCTACCTGACTGGTGAAGCCGTTGTTGCTGGCGGAGGCTTCATAGTGCAATAAGCGGTGCCAGGTTGGGTGTGCGCCGATGGGCTCGAGTTGCTCGCTGTTCAGTGATGAGACAGATGCGTAGTTGTTGGTATTAAATAACAGGAGAAGCAACCAAAATACCATCGCAGGGTGCTTAAATAAATTCATGAAGTGGGGCTGTTTGAGGGGTGATTATTATAATTAATTCAGGAAAGGAGCACTGCTCCTTTCCTGACGGGCGAAGACGTTTTAGCCTACATATTTGGACAGGCGAGCATCGGTTTTCATAACGCTGACGATATTGCCAAATACTTCTTCGGCTGTGGCATCTGCAGATGCGAAGATGTCGGAGAAGTTGCTGTGGACAGTGCTGGCAAAGTGCGCACGATCTTCAGGAGCGATGCCCATGGAAACGGCAACGGCAGTCATGGCTTCGCCTTGACCTTGTGCAGCATCAGCAACGAATTCGTCCATTACCTTGGAGAGATCAACCAGTGCCTGGCCACCGTAGGTCAGGGTGCCGTTTGAGGAACAGCCGTTGGTACCAGAGGTCATGCCGAAGGTGGCATTACCGGTAGTGCCGTTGGTCCATGACGCCAGGAAATGAGGGCCCAAGCCGCTTTGACCTTCAAACAGCATGTTGCCCCAGCCGCAGTCTGGGCCACCTGGTGCTTCTGCCATGGCGATGGAAGAGGAACCCAAAAGTACTGCGCCGATTAATAGCTTTTTCATATCCATTGATCTCCAGATTATTAGTTTTGGTATGTTTCGGTATCCATATCGGTACTACACCGCAAACAGTAACCCCCCGATATTGAGCGAAACATTCTTGTAAGTAAAGGATATTATGGCAGAAAATCCAGTGCTGTTTATGGGTGGATTACTGCGGTGGAATTGAGTACGTCAGCGTGACATGGGCTACGGATTGATCGACCCCTTCGCTGTACAGCAGTACATCGCCCACTGCAAGACGGGCTCCCATTTTCAATATTCTGGCTTCGGCTCTTAATGTTCCCGGCCCTGGTTTTCGATAGAAATTGATGTTGAGGTTAGTAGTGACTGCCAGCGCCACCTTGCCCAGGTTGCCAAGAATAGCCACGTACATGGCGGCGTCTGCCAATGCCATCATGGTGGGGCCGGAGACGGTGCCGCCCGGACGCAGATGGCGCTCGTCGGTAATCTGCTCCAGCACCGCTCCCTCCTTATCAATACGGGTAATGACGGCATCAAATTGAGGGAAGATCTCCTGCAGGTATTGCTGCACTTCCTTGGGGGTGAGGGTGTTATTGGTCATGAGCGCTCTCGGAGTCTAGTGCTGTGGTGAGGCGCGACTGATGATTGCTTCACAGTCAATGCCCGCTGGTAATGTTCCATACATTTGATGGCTGCCCTGTTGCAAGCGAGCGGCACAGAATGCATCTGCCACGGTTTCGTTGTCGGCGCGCAGCAGTACGCTGGCTTGCAGTGCCAATGCAAGGTGTTCAACCAGTGTGCGTGCTCGGTACTCCACATTGGAGAGGTCGCTAAACTGCATCTTGGCTTGATTCACAAATTGGTCGAAGTGTTTGTTCAGTCCCTTGGCTTGATCTATTTCGACAAATAGCGCTTCCAGTGAGCCTGGTGTGCGGCTCATTGCTCGCAGCATATCAAGGCACTGCACATTGCCGCTGCCTTCCCATATCGCATTGACTGGAGCCTCTCGATATAGTCGCGGCATGATGGAATCTTCCATGACCGCGCTGCCGCCGATGCATTCCATGGCCTCATAGGCATGGCCGGGTGTGCGTTTGCAGATCCAGTATTTGCCGATGGCGGTGCCGATGCGGGCCACCAACTGCTCATGCTCATCCTCGGGCGCGTCCATGGCACGAGCCATACGCATGGTCAGGGCCATGGCGGCTTCGCTTTCAATACTGAGGTCGGCTAACACGTTCTGCATCAAAGGCTGCTCAATGAGCAGTTTGCCGAAGGCCTTGCGCTGGCTGGTGTGATGAAGAATCTGTGCCATGGCTTGGCGCATTCCAGAAGACGATCCAATCATGCAGTCGAAGCGGGTCAGGGCAACCATTTCCAGTATGTTGGCGATACCACGTCCTTCGTCACCGATAAGCCAGCCCATTGCACCGCGCAGCTCGGTTTCCGACGATGCGTTGGAAACGTTGCCCATTTTATTTTTGAGCTGTTGCAGTTGCAGTGGGTTTTTGCTGCCATCCGGTCGCCAGCGGGGTACCAGAAAACAGGAGATTCCACCTTCTGCCTGAGCCAGCACCAGGAAGGCATCGCACATCGGGGCGGAGACAAAATATTTGTGTCCCACCAACTCGTAGATCTCACCACCGCCCCGCTGGCTGACCGGATAGGCGCGCGTGGAGTTGGCGCGTACATCGGAGCCACCCTGCTTTTCGGTCATGGCCATGCCGATGGTGACGCCCTGCTTTTGTTGGGCGGGTATGTTACTTGGATCGTAGAATCGGTTGGTGATCAGAGGTTCCCAGAGCTGGGCGACGGAAGGTTGTTTACGGATGGTGGGAATTGCTGCAAAGGTCATCGTAATAGGGCAGCCGTGCCCGGCTTCCACCTGGCACATCAGATAAGACATCCCGGCTCGGAACACGTTCTTTCCAGGGCGCGGATCAGTCCAGGGGATTGAGTGTAATCCGTTAACAACGGCGGTTTCCATCAGCTTGTGGTAGGCGGGATGAAACTCGATTTCGTCCACTCTGCGACCATAACGATCGTGGCTGCGGAATTCCGGCTTGTGCTTATTTGCCTGAAACCCCCATTTGATGACCTCGGCTGATCCTGTGATCTGGCCGAAGGCAGTTAGGTCGGCTTTGGATTGGGCTGCGCCTTCTCGTGTCATGGCCTCTTGTAGGGCCACGTCGGAAAGAAACAAATTGTAGTTTTCCAATGGCTCTGGTTGGTTTTCCACTTCGTGGGTGACGGCACTCATGGATTCGGCCATCGGGTTATGAGTTGAAGTCATGATGTGCTCACAGGTTTCACCACTGCTCGCATGCAGAAAGCAACGATTTGTTCGCAGTGGGTTTGGGTTAAAGGGGATGCTGTTTTGGTGTTGTCGTGGCGGGCTAGCTGCAAGGGGATAATGACGGTTTCTGCCATCGCTCCCACCAGTGCGGTGGCACAAATATCTTCAGGTTGCGGAATGAAGTCGCCCTGCTCAATGCCACTACTGATCAGGCGCGCAAAGGTTTCTGCCCATAAGGCGCGATAGTTAAGGCGGGTTTGTTCCAGCTCAGGATCCACCGGCTCGGCGATTAACGCATAGGCCAAATTTGGATTTTTCAGAGCCCTTTGCACAAAGCGCTCTAGCGCCTGCTGTAATTGTTGTGCGGGCGACTGTGGGTGATCACTGGGCTCGGTTACCGCTTCGATTTCTCGTTCGGTGGCGCGTATAAACACAGCGACGCAAAGTTCTGATTTAGAAGGAAAGTAGCGATAAACAGTACCGGTGGCAATACCACTGCGGGCGGCCACCTCGGCCACGGACAGGCCACGAAAGCCTGCCTCGGACACCAGGCCTTTGGCTTCTTTGAGTAGCCGGGCTCGGGTCTGGGCCTTGCGGTTTTCGGTGAATGCAGTAGCACGGTAAGCCATAAAGTGAATCCGTATTCATTTTATGGCTACAGTAAAGCACGCCCACTGAGGCGGGTCAACTTATCCCTTGTTTTGATTGAGGGTCGATGAGAAGTCGGGTAAGGCGAAATTAACCTGATTGCGGCCGTTGGCTTTGGATTCGTAGAGGGCGGTATCCGCCGCCGCGATGAACTTGTCTACATCATGGTGCCGTTCAGGAATGCAGGCACTGACACCCAGGCTTGCGGTCACGGTGATTTTCTGGCCGGAGGCCTTGAATTGAACCGCTCGAACGGCATCGCATATCTCTTCTGCAACTCGCATGGCACCGGCTTGATCGGTGTTGGGCAGCAGCACGCAGAATTCCTCGCCACCGTAACGGGCGACCACATCGTTGTCCCGCAGCGCGCATTCGTTGATAGCCATGGCTACCTCGCGCAGGCAGTCGTCTCCCACAAGATGCCCATGGGTGTCGTTAAATTGTTTGAAATGGTCTATATCGATCAATATTGCCGTCAAGGGTGCCTTCTCCCGGCGTGCCCGCGAAAATTCCCGTTCCAGTGCCCGGTTCAGGTAGCGGCGATTGCGGATACCGGTTAGGCCGTCGGTATAGGTCAATTCTTCCAGACGTTGATTGGCGATTTCCAGCTCGTGGGTGCGTTCTTTAACTTTGTACTCTAAAGTCTCGGTGGCCTGGCGCTGCACTGCCAGTGCAGATGCCTGCGCTTCTCGGGCTTCCCGTTCGTGTATCAGTGCCTGCTCTTGGGCCTGGCGTGCATTTTTTTCCTGCTGCAAAGCTTCTGCTTGGGCCAGTCGAGCCACCCGTTCATTTTCCAGAGCATGGAGTTGGGCTTCAAAGCGACGGCGTTTCTCGATGTTGAGTCGATCTGCCAGCGCAAATGAAAGCAGTATAACTTCCAGCGCAGAGCCGAACTGGGTAGCGTTCTCGGTGAGAAAGTTGCGGGGAATTACGTCGAACTTGTTCAAGGCGAGTATCACGCCACCA containing:
- a CDS encoding DUF7840 domain-containing protein, encoding MNLFKHPAMVFWLLLLLFNTNNYASVSSLNSEQLEPIGAHPTWHRLLHYEASASNNGFTSQVDDTGFFLSPAGKHNPLAEAVATIDAFYAAPANLDEHAVCRFPARWRFLQSELSLPAAAISIADCPEYNQWLNTLNPHSISLVFASSYLNSPSSMFGHTFLRVDPQDIENGSTWLSYAVNFGAELHAEDNSFLYAYKGLFGGYPGFFSVVRYYEKIKEYSRIENRDLWEYNLNLSPQETRNLVSHLWELRNVTFDYYFFDENCSYRLLELLEYARPGTSLREDFGMRAIPIDTIRAVIDGELVDSVTYRPSMAAKLEHHVNQLNDEQQMLAWQLARRQTDLDDERLTPLTPASKAMVIASAYEYLRYLELENPRDQQTANYSLSLLKAISTLPLNKTPPPTPEIAPDQGHKTLLLGLTGGTQDAINFADLRIRLSYHDLTDNRDGYLDGAAINIGELRLRQRNNDSLQIETINFVDINSHAPRTLFLKPVTWRVRAGFERIYSAQDDDLVAQTNGGAGATYALGEHSLVYAMAMGRLEYNELLNHNWAVGAGALAGGLVYLPFGTLQLESNYYQFSDGLERYQHQLIQNINIGRDNAVRLKATHQKQVETNIDEFSLEFRHYF
- a CDS encoding DUF3015 domain-containing protein, translated to MKKLLIGAVLLGSSSIAMAEAPGGPDCGWGNMLFEGQSGLGPHFLASWTNGTTGNATFGMTSGTNGCSSNGTLTYGGQALVDLSKVMDEFVADAAQGQGEAMTAVAVSMGIAPEDRAHFASTVHSNFSDIFASADATAEEVFGNIVSVMKTDARLSKYVG
- a CDS encoding PaaI family thioesterase, with translation MTNNTLTPKEVQQYLQEIFPQFDAVITRIDKEGAVLEQITDERHLRPGGTVSGPTMMALADAAMYVAILGNLGKVALAVTTNLNINFYRKPGPGTLRAEARILKMGARLAVGDVLLYSEGVDQSVAHVTLTYSIPPQ
- a CDS encoding isovaleryl-CoA dehydrogenase; this translates as MTSTHNPMAESMSAVTHEVENQPEPLENYNLFLSDVALQEAMTREGAAQSKADLTAFGQITGSAEVIKWGFQANKHKPEFRSHDRYGRRVDEIEFHPAYHKLMETAVVNGLHSIPWTDPRPGKNVFRAGMSYLMCQVEAGHGCPITMTFAAIPTIRKQPSVAQLWEPLITNRFYDPSNIPAQQKQGVTIGMAMTEKQGGSDVRANSTRAYPVSQRGGGEIYELVGHKYFVSAPMCDAFLVLAQAEGGISCFLVPRWRPDGSKNPLQLQQLKNKMGNVSNASSETELRGAMGWLIGDEGRGIANILEMVALTRFDCMIGSSSGMRQAMAQILHHTSQRKAFGKLLIEQPLMQNVLADLSIESEAAMALTMRMARAMDAPEDEHEQLVARIGTAIGKYWICKRTPGHAYEAMECIGGSAVMEDSIMPRLYREAPVNAIWEGSGNVQCLDMLRAMSRTPGSLEALFVEIDQAKGLNKHFDQFVNQAKMQFSDLSNVEYRARTLVEHLALALQASVLLRADNETVADAFCAARLQQGSHQMYGTLPAGIDCEAIISRASPQH
- a CDS encoding TetR/AcrR family transcriptional regulator; translated protein: MAYRATAFTENRKAQTRARLLKEAKGLVSEAGFRGLSVAEVAARSGIATGTVYRYFPSKSELCVAVFIRATEREIEAVTEPSDHPQSPAQQLQQALERFVQRALKNPNLAYALIAEPVDPELEQTRLNYRALWAETFARLISSGIEQGDFIPQPEDICATALVGAMAETVIIPLQLARHDNTKTASPLTQTHCEQIVAFCMRAVVKPVSTS